GCGTGTTTCTTTGACGTGCAACGGATATCAACCACTTTCCTATCGGGAGAGTGGTTTTTTTATTTTTTGGCTTTTAAATTTGTCTGTTGCTTTCCGCTCCAGGTGCTCCAATCAACAGAGTTCTCAAAAATCAACAGTGCTTTAACAAAGTCATTTTTTGAAATTTTTAGATAGGGAGGTGTTGGGGTGAAATGTATTGCTGTAACGGATGACCGGCATTCCGTGACCGAGCTTGTGAAGATAATTGTTCAAATACAGGACTATGTTGATTTTGTCCATATCCGTGAAAAGGGAAAATCAGCGTCTGAGCTAAGTGAGCTGCTTGACCGGTTAATAGAAATCGGAGTGACACCTGGAAAAAATCGTCTTAAATGACCGTTTGGATTTGGCGTTGCTGTTTAACATTCCAAACGTCCAGCTCCCAGGTCATGGGCTTCCAGTGGCGCTCGTTAAAAATATGTATCCACTTTTAACCGTCGGACGATCTGTTCATTCGTTTGAAGAAGCGAAACAGGCAGAAATCGATGGTGCAGATTACGTTGTTTATGGTCACTGCTTTGAAACGAATTGTAAGCGTGGTAAACCAGCCAATGGCTTAACGTTACTGGAGGAGATGGTCAAGAAGCTTTGTATTCCGGTTTATGGAATTGGCGGGATTACACCAGAGCGGGTTGGGCTAATGCAGAAAGCAGGTGCAGCGGGTGTGGCGATGATGTCTGGCATTTTTTCAAGCATTGCTCCAGCCGATACTGCACGACATTTATTTGAAAAAGTAAGGAGAGTTAGCGATGAAAACAAGTTTTGATGTAGCGGTAATTGGTGGTGGCATTATTGGAGCGTCCATCGCCTACCATCTTGCCAAGGAAAATATGGATGTAGCTGTATTTGAAGCTGATCGGATTGGCAGAAAGGCGACCGGAGCAGCAGCCGGAATGCTTGGCGCTCACTCTGAAGCGGATGATCTTGAGCTCTTCTACCCGTTTGCCCGAGAAAGCCAACTGGCCTATGCAAGTCTAGAGAAAGAGGTTCACGAGCTTTGTGGGCTTGATTTTGAGGTAAAAGAAGGCGGAATTTATAAATTAGCCTATTCTCAATTGGAAAAACAAGCGCTCAGTGGGGCTCTTTCACTGCCAACGGTGGATTGGGTTGATGCTGCCGAAGTACATAAAGCAATACCAGAGGTCAGTGAAACGATTATCGGGGCCGCCTACATTCAGGATGATGTTAATTTGATTCCTAATTCAGTTGCGCGCGGATTTTGCCGTAGTGTTCAAGTTCTGGGTGGTTCAATCTATGAGTATACGAAGGTCGAGGGGATCGAGCGTTGTGGCACCGGTTACGAGATTAGCACAACAAGAGGAAAGTTTCATACACAGTATGTCGTCGTCGCTAGTGGTGTATGGAGCAGCCCATTCTTTAAGCAGGCTGGATTTGATCATCAGCTTTACCCAATCAAGGGGGAGATTATCTCAGTTAAGAGTGATCAGCTGGCGCTTAAAGCGACGATTTTTCATAATGGCAGCTATATTGTACCGCGTCGTGATGGCACGTTTGTGATTGGGGCAACAATGGTAGCAAATGACTGGAGTGAGCAATGTACGATTGGTGGAATTGAGGCGCTTATCACCAAGGCTAAATTGATGCTGCCGGGTGTGACCGATATGCGCTTGCATGATTTTTGGGCAGGATTGCGTCCGCAGACCTTTGATACGTTGCCATTTATCGGCAAGCATCCAGACCATGACGGCTTGATTTTTGCAACAGGTCACTCTCGAAACGGTATCCTACTTGCTCCGGTTACGGGAATGATGGTCCGCGATTTACTGCTAGGCCGAGAGGTAAATCCAAAATGGGTCGAGGCGTTCAAGCTGGAACGCAGCGAATCTGTATACGCATAAAGGGGGAATGGGCTTCAATGGTGAATGAAACGGATTTAATCAAAAAGGTTCAGTTAAATGGAAAGATTGTCGAGCTGCCAGAACAGGTTACGACTGTTTGGGATTTACTAGCATTCTATCAGCTCGAAGATCGAATTGTTGTCGTCGAGTTAAACAAAGAGATTGCTGTAAAAGAAAACTATCGTATCACCCCAGTTGTTGCGGGCGATGTCATTGAAATCATCCATTTTGTAGGAGGCGGTTGAGTATGTTGAAAATTGGAAACCAAACGTTTAAATCGAGATTGCTGCTAGGAACAGGGAAATATCCATCCTTTGATATTCAGAAGGAAGCGGTCGAGGTATCAGAAGCAGAAATCCTGACCTTTGCCGTGCGTAGAATGAATATTTTTGAAGCTTCGCAGCCTAATTTTCTCGAAATGCTAGATTTACAGAAATATAAGCTATTACCGAATACGGCTGGGGCAAAAACAGCGGAGGAAGCTGTTCGAATCGCCAGACTAGCAAAAGCATCAGGACTGTGTGACATGATCAAGGTCGAGGTCATTGGCTGTGATAAGTCGCTCTTGCCAGACCCAGTTGAAACATTAAAAGCATCAGAAATGCTTTTGGCCGAGGGCTTCATCGTCCTCCCTTATACGTCGGATGACGTAGTCCTTGCGCGACGCTTAGAGGAGCTTGGCGTTCATGCGATTATGCCTGGGGCTTCACCCATTGGTTCTGGCCGTGGCATTATGAATCCGCTCAATCTGCAATTCATCATTGAGCAGTCCTCTGTTCCCGTGATTGTCGATGCCGGAATTGGCTCACCTAAGGATGCGGCCTTTGCGATGGAGCTTGGTGCAGATGGTGTTCTGTTAAACACAGCAGTATCAGGTGCAAACGATCCTGTGAAAATGGCGCTGGCGATGAAGCTTGCAATCGAGGCTGGCCGTCTTGGTTTTGAAGCAGGCCGTATTCCTGGAAAAAATTATGGAGTTGCGAGCAGCCCTTTGTCTGGGATGGTGACATCTTGAGCGACCGCTATAAAAAGCAAGCATTATTTATAGGTGGAACCGGTCAAGAGAAATTGCAACAGGCTCATGTATTGGTGATTGGTGCTGGCGCACTCGGTTCAGCGAGCTCCGAAATGCTCGCGCGAGCCGGAGTCGGACAGCTCACGATCGTTGACCGTGATTATGTGGAGCGGAGCAATTTGCAGAGGCAGCAATTGTATACAGAAAAGGATGCTGCTGAAAAATTACCAAAGGCAATTGCCGCGAAAAATCGATTGCAAGAGATAAATAGTGAGATTGAGATTGAAGCTATCGTAGCGGATGTGAATGCTCAAAACATCGAAGAGTTTTGCAGGGGTATATCGGTGATAGTCGATGGAACAGATAATTTTGAAACAAGGTTAATCGTCAATGATGCCGCGATCAAATACGAAATCCCGTTTGTGTTTGGGGCGTGTGTTGCAAGCTACGGGCTTACCTTCCCGATTATCCCAGGAAGAACTCCGTGCCTCCATTGCCTAATGGATCATTTGCCAGCCCAAGGGATGACATGTGACACGGTTGGGGTAATCAGCCCAATCGTCCAGCTCGTCGCCTCTTACCAAGTGACACATGTGTTTCGGCTTGTCACCGGTGCCGATTTTAGCCCGGTGTTACAGTCGTTCGATATTTGGAAGGGCGAAAGCTCACAAATCAAAATTGGAGCCTTAAAAAATAAAAATTGTCCAACCTGTAGTCTAGATGCGAATTTCCCGTATCTATCATTTGATAACCAACAGAAGACTGATGTTCTCTGTGGCCGAGATGCCGTTCAGCTGCGACCTGGGTGCTAAGCAGCAAGTACAAGAAATGGCTTTAGACAGTTTAGCAGAGAGCATTGCGGGTGTTGCTCGTGAGGTTGTCACCAATCCTTATCTGCTAGCATTCACCTTTGAAGGTCATCGAATCGTCTTCTTCCGCGATGGTCGGGCGATCGTTCACGGTACCAACGACCCAATTCGAGCTCGAGCGATTTATAATAAAATAATAAGCTGATGGATAAACTAACCAGCAAAAGAGCAGTGAGAATTTAATTCCACTGCTCTTTTGTTTTCTTAAAAAGGCAATATTAAAGAACTTTGTTGATTTTTGTGCATCAGTTGATTGGAGCGGAAGGTGCGAGACTCCCCTGCGGAAAGGGAACACCTGGAGCGGAAATCAACAGACTAATTAAACAAATCATTATGGTAATACTACCCTTTTTTGGCTCCATAAAGTTGTCATTATTTTTTTATAAAAATTAACTAGCAATAATTATATGTAACCGCTATAATTAAATTATGAAACACCGTTCCACGATGTGAAACAAAAACAGAAATGTAAACAATAGATATAAAGGAGTTGTAGATTATGGAAATAAGATATTCAACACATCCTGATCATGCCAAAACTTTTACAACAGACGAACTTCGCAAGCACTACCTTGTTGAAGAGCTGTTCGTACCAAATGAAATCAAATTAACCTATACCATGGAGGACCGTACGATTATCGGTGGCATTACTCCAACAGAAGAGGTCATCTCATTAAAAGGCTACGATGAAATAAAAGCAGATTACTTCTTAGAACGAAGAGAAGTTGGAATCTTTAACGTTGGCGGAACAGGGGTCATTACAGTAGATGGCGAGCAATATGTCATGGACAACAAGGATTGCTTGTATATCGGGTTAGGAAAAAAGGAATTACTTTTCGCAAGCGAGTCAGCTGAAAACCCAGCTAAATACTATTTGTACTCTGCGCTGGCTCATAAAGAGTATCCGACCCAACATGTTGCCTTTAAGGATATCGAGGGAGATCGTTTAGGTTCATTGG
The DNA window shown above is from Bacillus sp. T3 and carries:
- a CDS encoding thiamine phosphate synthase, which codes for MLFNIPNVQLPGHGLPVALVKNMYPLLTVGRSVHSFEEAKQAEIDGADYVVYGHCFETNCKRGKPANGLTLLEEMVKKLCIPVYGIGGITPERVGLMQKAGAAGVAMMSGIFSSIAPADTARHLFEKVRRVSDENKF
- the thiO gene encoding glycine oxidase ThiO, encoding MKTSFDVAVIGGGIIGASIAYHLAKENMDVAVFEADRIGRKATGAAAGMLGAHSEADDLELFYPFARESQLAYASLEKEVHELCGLDFEVKEGGIYKLAYSQLEKQALSGALSLPTVDWVDAAEVHKAIPEVSETIIGAAYIQDDVNLIPNSVARGFCRSVQVLGGSIYEYTKVEGIERCGTGYEISTTRGKFHTQYVVVASGVWSSPFFKQAGFDHQLYPIKGEIISVKSDQLALKATIFHNGSYIVPRRDGTFVIGATMVANDWSEQCTIGGIEALITKAKLMLPGVTDMRLHDFWAGLRPQTFDTLPFIGKHPDHDGLIFATGHSRNGILLAPVTGMMVRDLLLGREVNPKWVEAFKLERSESVYA
- the thiS gene encoding sulfur carrier protein ThiS: MVNETDLIKKVQLNGKIVELPEQVTTVWDLLAFYQLEDRIVVVELNKEIAVKENYRITPVVAGDVIEIIHFVGGG
- a CDS encoding thiazole synthase; translated protein: MSMLKIGNQTFKSRLLLGTGKYPSFDIQKEAVEVSEAEILTFAVRRMNIFEASQPNFLEMLDLQKYKLLPNTAGAKTAEEAVRIARLAKASGLCDMIKVEVIGCDKSLLPDPVETLKASEMLLAEGFIVLPYTSDDVVLARRLEELGVHAIMPGASPIGSGRGIMNPLNLQFIIEQSSVPVIVDAGIGSPKDAAFAMELGADGVLLNTAVSGANDPVKMALAMKLAIEAGRLGFEAGRIPGKNYGVASSPLSGMVTS
- the kduI gene encoding 5-dehydro-4-deoxy-D-glucuronate isomerase gives rise to the protein MEIRYSTHPDHAKTFTTDELRKHYLVEELFVPNEIKLTYTMEDRTIIGGITPTEEVISLKGYDEIKADYFLERREVGIFNVGGTGVITVDGEQYVMDNKDCLYIGLGKKELLFASESAENPAKYYLYSALAHKEYPTQHVAFKDIEGDRLGSLENANDRVIRRMIHLEGIQSCQVVMGMTQLNTGSVWNSMPTHTHNRRSEVYLYIDLDENARMFHFMGEPTETRHLVMKNEQAVISPPWSIHCGSATSNYTFIWAMAGENKTYTDMDAAPMDVLR